In one window of Erythrolamprus reginae isolate rEryReg1 chromosome 1, rEryReg1.hap1, whole genome shotgun sequence DNA:
- the MSH6 gene encoding DNA mismatch repair protein Msh6 isoform X2, translating into MSRQSSLLTFFSKPAEKSQDVGSSSPQVSASAPSSSQGRTPTLPVDCDFTDYSPGDLVWAKLEGYPWWPCLVYEHPTEGSLLRGRGRASRIHVQFFEDDPSRGWVSIRYIRPYKGSSGRDTQRGGMFYSSRPEIKRAMELADAAMRKDKNERLGLAVCDKPSESEEEEEEEIEVSDEGDDFDSLKEAKSRNKRTARGKQSDGKAKKRKIFMDSDTDNEGSDMEFQPDEVSSDENSIEMCDNETSESEIVPEKKRSVKVLTKQSPKQMQGKASTQEVNLKNNLSETPSREIYSDFLNKLASYAAPESFDFRSSINGGPTGGGGGDGNPVVWEHEKIDWLQDGKRKDGHRRRQNDPDYDPSTLFVPEDYLKNCTPGMRKWWELKSQNFDAVIFYKVGKFYELYHMDAVVGVNKLGLVFMKGTWAHSGFPEMAFDRFANVLVQKGDKVVRVEQMETPEQMESRCKSLAHPTRFDRVVRREICRIISKGTETYNILDGDYSETHNKYLLCVKEKTDDSAGVHRTYGVCFVDTTVGKFYIGQFPDDRHCSRFRTLLAHYIPVQILFERGNPSAETQKILKGLTSFTIQESLAPGSQFWNASKTLKTLIEEGYFQNKENTNSGNTLPPAIRSMTAENDSLGLTPAENSELALSALGSCVFYLKKCIIDKELLSMANFEEYIPVDVDIVNRTRSNSVSEKTNQRMVLDGVTLANLEILQNATKSSIEGTLLEKIDTCCTPFGRRLLKQWLCAPLCNPCAINDRLDAVEDLLAEAAKMSDIYDRLKKLPDLERLLSKIHSIGSSLKNQNHPDNKAILYEEARYSKKKIIDFLSTLEGFNIIIDILAISEDAVDGFKSKILKQILTVKSKNPAGCFPDLKAELERWDSAFDHNVARRTGVVNPRTGFDSDYDKALADISEIEESLRQYLEKQRKILGVRAVMYWGAGRNRYQMEIAETAVPRDLPDEYIMKSSRKGYKRYWTKDIEKMLNEIISAEERRDAAQKDCMKRLFYDFDRNRKDWQTAVECIAVLDVLLCLARYSQGCDGPLCRPEILLPENTSPFLELKSSRHPCITKTFFGDDFIPNDIVIGLEDKKTNSRATCLLVTGPNMGGKSTLMRQAGLLAIMAQLGCFVPAESCRLTPVDRVFTRLGASDRIMSGESTFFVELSETSSILQHATEHSLVLMDELGRGTATFDGTAIASAVVKELSENIKCRTMFSTHYHSLVEDYSQSLSIQLGHMACMVENECEDPSQETITFLYKFVKGACPKSYGFNAARLADIPEEVIQKGHKKAKEFEKSVLSMKVFRKLCWIAEGALAARDYLDKLTLLHV; encoded by the exons TGACTTCACTGACTATTCACCTGGTGATTTAGTTTGGGCCAAACTTGAAGGCTACCCATGGTGGCCATGCCTTGTGTATGAACACCCAACAGAAGGATCCCTTttaagggggagaggaagagcatCACGTATCCATGTGCAGTTTTTTGAGGATGACCCTTCAAGGGGCTGGGTTAGCATTCGATACATAAGACCATATAAAG GTTCTTCAGGCAGAGACACCCAGAGGGGAGGTATGTTTTACAGTTCAAGGCCTGAAATTAAAAGAGCAATGGAACTGGCAGATGCTGCTATGAGAAAGGATAAAAATGAACGACTAGGTCTAGCTGTGTGTGACAAACCTTCAgaaagtgaagaagaggaggaagaagaaattgag GTGAGTGATGAAGGCGATGATTTTGACTCATTAAAGGAAGCAAAAAGTAGAAATAAAAGGACCGCTAGAGGAAAGCAGTCTGATGGAAAAGCCAAAAAGAGAAAGATTTTCATGGATTCAGACACAGATAACGAGGGTTCTGATATGGAATTTCAGCCGGATGAAGTTAGTAGTgatgaaaatagtattgaaatgtGTGACAATGAAACTTCTGAATCTGAAATTGTCCCTGAAAAGAAGCGTTCCGTTAAAGTACTCACTAAACAATCTCCTAAACAAATGCAGGGAAAGGCATCCACCCAAGAGGTTAATCTTAAAAACAACCTCTCTGAAACCCCCAGTAGGGAAATCTATTCTGATTTCTTGAATAAATTAGCATCTTATGCAGCTCCTGAAAGTTTTGATTTTCGATCCAGCATTAATGGAGGACCaactggagggggagggggagatggaaATCCAGTCGTATGGGAGCATGAAAAAATAGATTGGCTTCAGGATGGTAAAAGGAAGGATGGTCATAGAAGAAGACAAAATGACCCAGATTATGACCCAAGTACTTTATTTGTGCCAGAGGATTATCTTAAAAACTGCACTCCAGGAATGCGGAAATGGTGGGAGTTGAAGAGTCAAAATTTTGATGCTGTGATTTTTTATAAAGTTGGAAAATTTTATGAATTATATCATATGGATGCTGTTGTTGGTGTAAATAAGCTTGGACTGGTATTCATGAAAGGCACCTGGGCTCACTCAGGTTTTCCAGAAATGGCATTTGATAGATTTGCCAATGTTCTAGTCCAAAAAGGTGATAAAGTTGTACGAGTCGAGCAGATGGAGACTCCCGAGCAGATGGAATCACGGTGTAAATCTTTGGCTCACCCAACGAGATTTGACAGAGTTGTTCGTCGGGAAATATGCAGAATAATTTCCAAAGGTACAGAGACCTACAATATTCTTGATGGTGACTATTCGGAGACCCACAACAAATACCTTCTTTGCGTAAAAGAAAAAACAGATGATTCTGCTGGCGTGCATCGTACTTACGGAGTTTGCTTTGTTGATACAACAGTTGGAAAGTTTTATATTGGCCAGTTTCCGGATGACCGTCATTGTTCTAGGTTTAGAACACTTCTGGCTCATTATATTCCTGTACAAATACTTTTTGAGAGAGGAAATCCCTCTGCAGAAACACAAAAGATACTTAAAGGCCTAACTTCTTTTACTATTCAAGAAAGCTTGGCTCCCGGTTCTCAGTTCTGGAATGCatctaaaactttaaaaacacTCATTGAAGAAGGTTATTTTCAGAACAAGGAGAATACAAATAGTGGAAACACTCTGCCACCAGCAATTAGATCCATGACTGCAGAAAATGACTCACTGGGACTTACTCCTGCAGAAAACAGTGAACTTGCTCTCTCTGCTCTAGGGAGTTGTGTATTCTACcttaaaaaatgtattattgaCAAGGAACTTCTATCAATGGCAAATTTTGAAGAATACATTCCTGTAGATGTTGATATAGTAAACAGAACCAGATCAAATAGTGTGTCTGAGAAAACAAACCAGCGAATGGTACTAGATGGAGTAACATTGGCAAACCTGGAAATACTGCAGAATGCAACCAAGAGTTCAATAGAGGGCACATTATTGGAAAAAATTGACACTTGTTGTACACCTTTTGGAAGAAGACTCCTGAAGCAATGGCTCTGTGCACCATTATGTAATCCTTGTGCCATTAACGATCGCCTGGATGCAGTTGAAGATCTCCTAGCTGAGGCTGCAAAAATGTCTGATATCTATGATCGTCTCAAAAAGCTCCCAGATCTTGAAAGGCTTTTGAGTAAAATTCACAGTATTGGATCTTCCCTTAAGAACCAAAACCATCCAGACAATAAGGCTATTTTATATGAGGAGGCTAGGTACAGCAAGAAAAAGATTATAGATTTCTTGTCTACACTGGAAGGATTTAACATAATAATTGACATTCTCGCAATTTCAGAAGATGCTGTCGATGGCTTTAAATCTAAAATactaaaacaaatattaacaGTGAAATCAAAAAATCCGGCAGGCTGTTTCCCAGACTTGAAAGCAGAACTTGAAAGATGGGACTCTGCCTTTGATCATAATGTAGCACGGAGAACAGGTGTAGTTAATCCAAGAACTGGTTTTGATTCCGATTATGATAAAGCTTTAGCAGATATCAGTGAAATTGAGGAAAGTCTTCGTCAGTATTTGGAAAAACAACGCAAAATACTTGGTGTCAGAGCCGTGATGTATTGGGGAGCAGGCAGGAACCGTTACCAAATGGAGATTGCAGAAACTGCTGTGCCTCGGGATTTGCCTGATGAATATATCATGAAGTCCAGTAGAAAGGGCTATAAACGTTATTGGACAAAAGACATAGAGAAGATGCTAAATGAAATTATCAGTGCTGAAGAACGAAGAGATGCAGCACAAAAAGATTGTATGAAAAGATTATTCTATGACTTCGATAGAAACAGAAAAGATTGGCAAACTGCGGTGGAATGCATTGCTGTTCTAG aTGTTTTGTTATGCCTTGCACGCTATAGTCAGGGATGTGATGGACCATTGTGCCGCCCAGAAATCTTATTGCCAGAGAACACCTCACCTTTTCTGGAGCTCAAAAGTTCACGTCATCCGTGCATtacaaaaacattctttggagatgACTTCATCCCTAATGATATTGTAATAGGCTTAGAGGATAAAAAAACGAATAGCAGAGCTACTTGTCTCCTTGTGACTGGTCCAAACATGGGAGGAAAATCTACACTAATGAGACAG GCTGGTCTCTTGGCAATAATGGCTCAGTTGGGATGCTTTGTACCTGCTGAATCTTGCAGGCTTACTCCTGTTGATAGAGTGTTCACTAGACTAGGAGCTTCAGATAGAATTATGTCAG GAGAGAGTACGTTCTTTGTTGAGCTTAGTGAGACTTCAAGTATACTGCAACATGCAACAGAACATTCCCTTGTTCTTATGGATGAGCTAG GGAGAGGAACAGCGACTTTTGATGGAACTGCTATTGCTAGTGCGGTTGTCAAAGAACTTTCAGAGAATATTAAATGCCGCACAATGTTTTCAACACATTACCATTCTTTAGTAGAAGATTATTCTCAGAGTCTCTCTATACAATTGGGACACATG GCTTGTATGGTAGAAAATGAGTGTGAAGACCCTAGTCAAGAAACAATCACATTCCTTTATAAATTTGTTAAGGGGGCTTGCCCTAAAAGTTATGGATTTAATGCTGCAAGGCTTGCTGACATTCCAGAAGAAGTGATTCAGAAAGGCCACAAAAAGGCAAAAGAGTTTGAAAAATCTGTTCTTTCAATGAAAGTATTTAG GAAACTTTGTTGGATAGCTGAAGGAGCACTAGCAGCCAGAGACTATCTTGACAAACTAACTTTGCTTCACGTTTGA
- the MSH6 gene encoding DNA mismatch repair protein Msh6 isoform X1 yields the protein MSRQSSLLTFFSKPAEKSQDVGSSSPQVSASAPSSSQGRTPTLPVDCDFTDYSPGDLVWAKLEGYPWWPCLVYEHPTEGSLLRGRGRASRIHVQFFEDDPSRGWVSIRYIRPYKGSSGRDTQRGGMFYSSRPEIKRAMELADAAMRKDKNERLGLAVCDKPSESEEEEEEEIEQVSDEGDDFDSLKEAKSRNKRTARGKQSDGKAKKRKIFMDSDTDNEGSDMEFQPDEVSSDENSIEMCDNETSESEIVPEKKRSVKVLTKQSPKQMQGKASTQEVNLKNNLSETPSREIYSDFLNKLASYAAPESFDFRSSINGGPTGGGGGDGNPVVWEHEKIDWLQDGKRKDGHRRRQNDPDYDPSTLFVPEDYLKNCTPGMRKWWELKSQNFDAVIFYKVGKFYELYHMDAVVGVNKLGLVFMKGTWAHSGFPEMAFDRFANVLVQKGDKVVRVEQMETPEQMESRCKSLAHPTRFDRVVRREICRIISKGTETYNILDGDYSETHNKYLLCVKEKTDDSAGVHRTYGVCFVDTTVGKFYIGQFPDDRHCSRFRTLLAHYIPVQILFERGNPSAETQKILKGLTSFTIQESLAPGSQFWNASKTLKTLIEEGYFQNKENTNSGNTLPPAIRSMTAENDSLGLTPAENSELALSALGSCVFYLKKCIIDKELLSMANFEEYIPVDVDIVNRTRSNSVSEKTNQRMVLDGVTLANLEILQNATKSSIEGTLLEKIDTCCTPFGRRLLKQWLCAPLCNPCAINDRLDAVEDLLAEAAKMSDIYDRLKKLPDLERLLSKIHSIGSSLKNQNHPDNKAILYEEARYSKKKIIDFLSTLEGFNIIIDILAISEDAVDGFKSKILKQILTVKSKNPAGCFPDLKAELERWDSAFDHNVARRTGVVNPRTGFDSDYDKALADISEIEESLRQYLEKQRKILGVRAVMYWGAGRNRYQMEIAETAVPRDLPDEYIMKSSRKGYKRYWTKDIEKMLNEIISAEERRDAAQKDCMKRLFYDFDRNRKDWQTAVECIAVLDVLLCLARYSQGCDGPLCRPEILLPENTSPFLELKSSRHPCITKTFFGDDFIPNDIVIGLEDKKTNSRATCLLVTGPNMGGKSTLMRQAGLLAIMAQLGCFVPAESCRLTPVDRVFTRLGASDRIMSGESTFFVELSETSSILQHATEHSLVLMDELGRGTATFDGTAIASAVVKELSENIKCRTMFSTHYHSLVEDYSQSLSIQLGHMACMVENECEDPSQETITFLYKFVKGACPKSYGFNAARLADIPEEVIQKGHKKAKEFEKSVLSMKVFRKLCWIAEGALAARDYLDKLTLLHV from the exons TGACTTCACTGACTATTCACCTGGTGATTTAGTTTGGGCCAAACTTGAAGGCTACCCATGGTGGCCATGCCTTGTGTATGAACACCCAACAGAAGGATCCCTTttaagggggagaggaagagcatCACGTATCCATGTGCAGTTTTTTGAGGATGACCCTTCAAGGGGCTGGGTTAGCATTCGATACATAAGACCATATAAAG GTTCTTCAGGCAGAGACACCCAGAGGGGAGGTATGTTTTACAGTTCAAGGCCTGAAATTAAAAGAGCAATGGAACTGGCAGATGCTGCTATGAGAAAGGATAAAAATGAACGACTAGGTCTAGCTGTGTGTGACAAACCTTCAgaaagtgaagaagaggaggaagaagaaattgag cAGGTGAGTGATGAAGGCGATGATTTTGACTCATTAAAGGAAGCAAAAAGTAGAAATAAAAGGACCGCTAGAGGAAAGCAGTCTGATGGAAAAGCCAAAAAGAGAAAGATTTTCATGGATTCAGACACAGATAACGAGGGTTCTGATATGGAATTTCAGCCGGATGAAGTTAGTAGTgatgaaaatagtattgaaatgtGTGACAATGAAACTTCTGAATCTGAAATTGTCCCTGAAAAGAAGCGTTCCGTTAAAGTACTCACTAAACAATCTCCTAAACAAATGCAGGGAAAGGCATCCACCCAAGAGGTTAATCTTAAAAACAACCTCTCTGAAACCCCCAGTAGGGAAATCTATTCTGATTTCTTGAATAAATTAGCATCTTATGCAGCTCCTGAAAGTTTTGATTTTCGATCCAGCATTAATGGAGGACCaactggagggggagggggagatggaaATCCAGTCGTATGGGAGCATGAAAAAATAGATTGGCTTCAGGATGGTAAAAGGAAGGATGGTCATAGAAGAAGACAAAATGACCCAGATTATGACCCAAGTACTTTATTTGTGCCAGAGGATTATCTTAAAAACTGCACTCCAGGAATGCGGAAATGGTGGGAGTTGAAGAGTCAAAATTTTGATGCTGTGATTTTTTATAAAGTTGGAAAATTTTATGAATTATATCATATGGATGCTGTTGTTGGTGTAAATAAGCTTGGACTGGTATTCATGAAAGGCACCTGGGCTCACTCAGGTTTTCCAGAAATGGCATTTGATAGATTTGCCAATGTTCTAGTCCAAAAAGGTGATAAAGTTGTACGAGTCGAGCAGATGGAGACTCCCGAGCAGATGGAATCACGGTGTAAATCTTTGGCTCACCCAACGAGATTTGACAGAGTTGTTCGTCGGGAAATATGCAGAATAATTTCCAAAGGTACAGAGACCTACAATATTCTTGATGGTGACTATTCGGAGACCCACAACAAATACCTTCTTTGCGTAAAAGAAAAAACAGATGATTCTGCTGGCGTGCATCGTACTTACGGAGTTTGCTTTGTTGATACAACAGTTGGAAAGTTTTATATTGGCCAGTTTCCGGATGACCGTCATTGTTCTAGGTTTAGAACACTTCTGGCTCATTATATTCCTGTACAAATACTTTTTGAGAGAGGAAATCCCTCTGCAGAAACACAAAAGATACTTAAAGGCCTAACTTCTTTTACTATTCAAGAAAGCTTGGCTCCCGGTTCTCAGTTCTGGAATGCatctaaaactttaaaaacacTCATTGAAGAAGGTTATTTTCAGAACAAGGAGAATACAAATAGTGGAAACACTCTGCCACCAGCAATTAGATCCATGACTGCAGAAAATGACTCACTGGGACTTACTCCTGCAGAAAACAGTGAACTTGCTCTCTCTGCTCTAGGGAGTTGTGTATTCTACcttaaaaaatgtattattgaCAAGGAACTTCTATCAATGGCAAATTTTGAAGAATACATTCCTGTAGATGTTGATATAGTAAACAGAACCAGATCAAATAGTGTGTCTGAGAAAACAAACCAGCGAATGGTACTAGATGGAGTAACATTGGCAAACCTGGAAATACTGCAGAATGCAACCAAGAGTTCAATAGAGGGCACATTATTGGAAAAAATTGACACTTGTTGTACACCTTTTGGAAGAAGACTCCTGAAGCAATGGCTCTGTGCACCATTATGTAATCCTTGTGCCATTAACGATCGCCTGGATGCAGTTGAAGATCTCCTAGCTGAGGCTGCAAAAATGTCTGATATCTATGATCGTCTCAAAAAGCTCCCAGATCTTGAAAGGCTTTTGAGTAAAATTCACAGTATTGGATCTTCCCTTAAGAACCAAAACCATCCAGACAATAAGGCTATTTTATATGAGGAGGCTAGGTACAGCAAGAAAAAGATTATAGATTTCTTGTCTACACTGGAAGGATTTAACATAATAATTGACATTCTCGCAATTTCAGAAGATGCTGTCGATGGCTTTAAATCTAAAATactaaaacaaatattaacaGTGAAATCAAAAAATCCGGCAGGCTGTTTCCCAGACTTGAAAGCAGAACTTGAAAGATGGGACTCTGCCTTTGATCATAATGTAGCACGGAGAACAGGTGTAGTTAATCCAAGAACTGGTTTTGATTCCGATTATGATAAAGCTTTAGCAGATATCAGTGAAATTGAGGAAAGTCTTCGTCAGTATTTGGAAAAACAACGCAAAATACTTGGTGTCAGAGCCGTGATGTATTGGGGAGCAGGCAGGAACCGTTACCAAATGGAGATTGCAGAAACTGCTGTGCCTCGGGATTTGCCTGATGAATATATCATGAAGTCCAGTAGAAAGGGCTATAAACGTTATTGGACAAAAGACATAGAGAAGATGCTAAATGAAATTATCAGTGCTGAAGAACGAAGAGATGCAGCACAAAAAGATTGTATGAAAAGATTATTCTATGACTTCGATAGAAACAGAAAAGATTGGCAAACTGCGGTGGAATGCATTGCTGTTCTAG aTGTTTTGTTATGCCTTGCACGCTATAGTCAGGGATGTGATGGACCATTGTGCCGCCCAGAAATCTTATTGCCAGAGAACACCTCACCTTTTCTGGAGCTCAAAAGTTCACGTCATCCGTGCATtacaaaaacattctttggagatgACTTCATCCCTAATGATATTGTAATAGGCTTAGAGGATAAAAAAACGAATAGCAGAGCTACTTGTCTCCTTGTGACTGGTCCAAACATGGGAGGAAAATCTACACTAATGAGACAG GCTGGTCTCTTGGCAATAATGGCTCAGTTGGGATGCTTTGTACCTGCTGAATCTTGCAGGCTTACTCCTGTTGATAGAGTGTTCACTAGACTAGGAGCTTCAGATAGAATTATGTCAG GAGAGAGTACGTTCTTTGTTGAGCTTAGTGAGACTTCAAGTATACTGCAACATGCAACAGAACATTCCCTTGTTCTTATGGATGAGCTAG GGAGAGGAACAGCGACTTTTGATGGAACTGCTATTGCTAGTGCGGTTGTCAAAGAACTTTCAGAGAATATTAAATGCCGCACAATGTTTTCAACACATTACCATTCTTTAGTAGAAGATTATTCTCAGAGTCTCTCTATACAATTGGGACACATG GCTTGTATGGTAGAAAATGAGTGTGAAGACCCTAGTCAAGAAACAATCACATTCCTTTATAAATTTGTTAAGGGGGCTTGCCCTAAAAGTTATGGATTTAATGCTGCAAGGCTTGCTGACATTCCAGAAGAAGTGATTCAGAAAGGCCACAAAAAGGCAAAAGAGTTTGAAAAATCTGTTCTTTCAATGAAAGTATTTAG GAAACTTTGTTGGATAGCTGAAGGAGCACTAGCAGCCAGAGACTATCTTGACAAACTAACTTTGCTTCACGTTTGA